Proteins from one Brevibacillus humidisoli genomic window:
- a CDS encoding DUF188 domain-containing protein: MSRRVLIDADACPRQALRIAEELCAGKGWRCITYATIDHYQDRADHIVVDPGPEAVDLRLANDATAGDIVITQDIGLAALVMGKKARALSVLGHLYDPDTIPFQLEVRHERARHRRAGGKTPGIPPRTAEDDRQFALALRQLMEEGGNREPCKTIPT; encoded by the coding sequence ATGAGCCGACGGGTACTGATCGACGCAGACGCCTGCCCTAGACAGGCGCTGAGGATTGCTGAAGAACTATGTGCAGGGAAAGGCTGGAGATGCATCACGTATGCAACCATCGATCACTACCAGGACAGGGCAGACCACATCGTGGTGGATCCTGGGCCGGAGGCGGTCGATCTGCGACTTGCAAACGATGCGACAGCAGGAGATATTGTGATCACACAAGATATTGGACTAGCCGCACTCGTCATGGGCAAGAAAGCGAGGGCGCTCTCCGTTCTTGGCCATTTGTACGATCCAGATACGATTCCGTTCCAATTGGAAGTACGCCATGAACGAGCGCGGCATCGGCGGGCGGGCGGAAAGACACCCGGTATACCTCCCCGTACAGCGGAAGACGATCGGCAGTTCGCCTTGGCGCTTCGCCAACTAATGGAAGAGGGAGGGAATAGGGAACCATGCAAAACAATCCCCACATAA
- a CDS encoding sporulation histidine kinase inhibitor Sda: MRYVSDSLLLEVYERAVSLQLEPAFIELLSNEIERRNLQRRQASTHDPATRPA, translated from the coding sequence GTGAGATACGTAAGTGATTCGCTTCTGCTGGAAGTATATGAGCGTGCTGTCAGCCTGCAACTTGAACCAGCCTTTATTGAGCTGTTATCCAACGAGATCGAACGGCGCAATCTGCAGCGGCGTCAGGCCAGCACCCATGATCCAGCGACGAGGCCAGCATAA
- the cax gene encoding calcium/proton exchanger: protein MNQRLFFTLVGISFALAAAAHFLTESETFKFITASAAIIFLAAWLGKATESVAHYAGDRMGGFLNATFGNAAELIIAFFLVKEGFYDMVKASITGAIIGNMLLVLGLSVLLGGLKFKEQTFNGRLAGHNASLMTLAMVVLFIPAVFMGGLPEGKISTLSIVISVILIIAYILWLIFSMITHKEFLSDIEPHDSEPVWSKGVSVVMLITATFFVALVSEWLVHSIEVVSHELGWSELFVGAFVIAIIGNAAEHSAALFLAMKNRIGAAVEIAVGSSLQIALFVAPTLVLISLLFGSTPMNIVFTPFELTAIGVSTLIAISISRDGATNWYEGVLLLAVYIILGTAFFFA from the coding sequence GTGAACCAGCGATTGTTTTTTACACTTGTCGGAATCAGTTTTGCGCTAGCCGCCGCCGCTCATTTCCTCACAGAGAGCGAAACCTTTAAGTTCATCACAGCATCTGCAGCGATAATTTTTCTCGCTGCCTGGCTGGGCAAAGCCACTGAAAGCGTTGCCCATTACGCCGGTGATCGCATGGGAGGCTTCTTAAACGCGACATTTGGAAATGCGGCCGAACTGATCATCGCTTTTTTTCTGGTGAAAGAAGGATTTTACGATATGGTCAAAGCCTCGATTACAGGGGCCATTATCGGCAATATGCTGCTTGTTCTTGGATTAAGCGTGCTGCTGGGGGGACTCAAGTTCAAAGAGCAGACCTTCAATGGCAGACTGGCTGGTCACAACGCCTCCCTGATGACCTTGGCTATGGTTGTGCTGTTTATCCCTGCCGTCTTTATGGGCGGACTGCCGGAAGGGAAAATCAGTACATTAAGCATCGTCATATCAGTCATCTTGATCATCGCCTACATCCTCTGGCTCATATTCTCGATGATCACGCACAAAGAGTTCCTGTCCGATATTGAACCTCATGACAGTGAACCTGTCTGGTCAAAAGGCGTCTCCGTTGTGATGCTGATTACAGCCACATTCTTCGTGGCACTCGTCTCGGAATGGCTGGTACATAGCATAGAAGTGGTTTCCCATGAACTGGGCTGGTCAGAGCTGTTTGTCGGAGCATTTGTGATTGCAATTATCGGGAATGCGGCTGAACATAGCGCGGCACTCTTCCTGGCGATGAAAAACCGGATCGGCGCCGCCGTAGAAATCGCCGTCGGCTCCAGCTTGCAGATCGCCTTGTTTGTTGCTCCTACACTGGTGCTGATCAGCTTGCTGTTCGGTTCTACGCCCATGAACATCGTGTTCACACCTTTTGAGCTTACCGCAATTGGTGTCAGCACCTTGATTGCCATTTCCATCTCTCGTGACGGCGCAACCAACTGGTACGAAGGTGTTTTGCTGTTAGCCGTCTACATTATTCTCGGTACAGCATTTTTCTTCGCCTGA
- a CDS encoding MDR family MFS transporter — MKREIWKLTPSSVKWLYVLSFLMNMGFYALIPYLTLHLTDSFAWTVAMAGLVLAVRQFSQQGFAFLGGITADIFGYKGTMLLGLIVRGAGFLLFAFCTETWQFFAAAVLSGLGGSLFEPACAASYAILTPETIRKEVFAFRNVLTNIGVVGSQIAGTILAGVDFFWLSIFSGTLYFVATLLALVFLPPVQAQNTTGKWSDGIVHVLRDRPFLRYTVILIGFYYLNMQIFLAVPQFTEDVLHSKEAVGIVLATISISIILLQMKVTHWLEGYTRRFTLIGIGALVMGIGLFLLSFADSLWFIMLDAFIFALGTMISVPYLVDMVPRFAPKEHIGAYYGFNGYSLAFGGSIGTFLGGWMYDLGREIGFDWLPWMICLLVGMAVAWNLHQMEEKERNRVNLPGHTA; from the coding sequence ATGAAGAGAGAAATATGGAAGCTGACACCTTCGTCTGTCAAGTGGCTGTATGTGCTGTCGTTTTTGATGAATATGGGCTTCTATGCTTTGATTCCCTACCTGACCCTGCATCTGACTGACAGTTTTGCCTGGACAGTGGCGATGGCTGGGCTTGTACTCGCCGTCCGTCAGTTTTCTCAGCAGGGTTTTGCTTTTCTGGGTGGGATCACTGCCGATATATTTGGCTATAAGGGGACGATGCTGCTCGGGCTAATCGTCCGTGGCGCAGGGTTCCTGCTATTCGCCTTCTGTACGGAAACCTGGCAGTTCTTCGCTGCAGCAGTACTATCCGGATTGGGCGGTTCGTTGTTTGAGCCTGCCTGCGCAGCCAGCTACGCCATCTTAACCCCGGAAACGATTCGGAAAGAGGTTTTTGCCTTTCGCAATGTGCTGACCAATATCGGTGTTGTTGGCTCCCAGATCGCTGGCACGATACTGGCTGGTGTTGACTTTTTCTGGTTGTCGATCTTTTCCGGCACGCTGTACTTCGTTGCCACACTGCTGGCGCTGGTGTTTCTGCCGCCGGTTCAGGCACAAAACACTACAGGCAAGTGGAGTGACGGGATTGTACATGTTTTGAGAGACCGACCGTTTCTGCGCTACACGGTCATCCTGATAGGCTTTTACTACTTGAACATGCAAATCTTCCTCGCTGTGCCCCAGTTTACGGAAGATGTCCTGCACAGCAAGGAAGCCGTGGGGATTGTCCTGGCTACCATCTCGATTTCGATCATTTTGCTTCAGATGAAGGTGACGCACTGGTTGGAGGGATATACTCGTCGTTTTACGTTGATCGGGATCGGAGCACTGGTGATGGGTATTGGTTTGTTCTTGCTCTCATTTGCCGATTCATTGTGGTTCATCATGCTGGACGCCTTTATCTTCGCTCTGGGAACGATGATCTCTGTTCCATACCTGGTCGACATGGTACCGCGTTTTGCACCAAAGGAACACATCGGGGCCTACTACGGATTTAACGGCTATTCCCTCGCATTTGGCGGTTCAATCGGCACATTCCTTGGCGGCTGGATGTACGATCTGGGCCGGGAGATAGGGTTTGACTGGCTGCCGTGGATGATCTGTCTCCTGGTTGGCATGGCAGTCGCGTGGAACCTGCATCAGATGGAGGAGAAGGAGAGGAACAGGGTGAATCTACCTGGCCATACGGCATGA
- a CDS encoding LysR family transcriptional regulator, translated as MDFDQLRAFYTVAQTKNFTKAAELLHLVQSTVTMRIKQLEERVGKPLFIRDKRSVEITQAGRALLPYAERILKLAHEGLSEVAALQPYEDRLSIGSLDSIWSFLLEPILKEYHLRYPKIAVRTKTGHSSDVIQYLHDHIIQIGIVYIPPTLPNFEVIPFYNDEIVLVAHPDHPIARIGVIDISEIATLPLLFVNWGQPFQQWISQTLPPGYVPKLQVDKAQLAIDLVKEGVGVSLMTRSAVKVELAQGELVQIDISGSKPPQRPAYVVLPREKKNRPSVEKWLGLMREFGYSL; from the coding sequence ATGGACTTTGATCAATTACGTGCCTTTTACACGGTGGCTCAGACTAAAAACTTTACCAAAGCAGCTGAACTGCTGCATCTGGTACAATCGACGGTCACCATGCGTATCAAACAATTGGAAGAGAGAGTGGGCAAACCGCTGTTTATACGGGATAAACGGAGTGTGGAGATTACCCAGGCTGGACGGGCGCTTTTGCCATATGCCGAGCGGATTCTAAAGCTGGCCCATGAGGGGTTGAGCGAAGTCGCAGCCTTACAGCCTTACGAGGACAGACTCTCCATTGGCAGCCTCGACTCTATCTGGAGCTTTTTGCTGGAGCCGATCCTCAAAGAGTACCATCTGCGCTATCCCAAAATTGCTGTTCGTACCAAAACAGGGCACTCTTCTGATGTCATTCAATATCTTCATGACCATATCATTCAGATCGGGATCGTCTACATCCCGCCAACCCTGCCCAACTTTGAAGTCATCCCCTTCTACAATGACGAAATCGTTCTGGTAGCTCACCCGGATCATCCGATCGCCCGCATCGGTGTGATCGACATCAGCGAGATTGCCACCCTGCCGCTTCTGTTCGTCAACTGGGGACAACCCTTTCAACAATGGATATCACAAACCCTGCCACCCGGCTACGTGCCAAAACTGCAAGTAGACAAAGCTCAGTTGGCGATTGATCTCGTGAAGGAAGGGGTCGGAGTCAGCCTGATGACCCGCTCGGCGGTGAAAGTGGAACTGGCCCAAGGAGAGCTGGTGCAAATCGACATCTCCGGAAGCAAACCGCCGCAGCGACCGGCATACGTCGTCCTGCCGCGTGAGAAAAAAAACAGACCCAGCGTGGAAAAGTGGCTGGGTCTGATGCGAGAGTTCGGCTACTCTCTGTGA
- the glsA gene encoding glutaminase A, producing the protein MEGLYWNEHQIIPTLQQIRERVSPYAEKGEVAAYIPELSKSSPRDLGVSVTFLNGATYSVGDSAKRFTLQSISKLFSLLIALMDRGPDEVFAVVGKEPTGDPFNSIVKLETMTPHKPLNPMINAGAIAVSSLIKGRDVQERLDKVLDLLKQMSGNHTLGVNQHVYKSERATADRNRALAYFMKDSGIIEGDVEEVLDLYFLHCSIEATTEDVSAIAVVLANNGIHPQTKQQLVPPEYARICKSFMVTCGMYNASGAFAIDAGIPAKSGVGGGILASVPNKMGIGVYGPALNDKGNSLAGVLFLEELSKEWNLSIF; encoded by the coding sequence ATGGAAGGACTTTACTGGAACGAACATCAGATTATTCCTACCCTTCAACAGATAAGAGAGCGGGTCTCTCCGTACGCTGAGAAAGGAGAAGTTGCTGCATACATCCCGGAATTGTCGAAGAGCAGTCCACGCGATTTAGGGGTAAGTGTTACGTTCCTCAATGGGGCCACTTATTCCGTGGGTGATAGTGCGAAACGATTTACGCTGCAAAGCATTTCCAAGCTGTTTTCGCTGTTGATTGCCCTGATGGATCGAGGTCCTGATGAGGTCTTTGCTGTCGTCGGCAAGGAACCTACCGGCGATCCCTTCAACTCGATCGTCAAGCTGGAGACGATGACACCGCACAAACCGCTCAATCCGATGATTAATGCAGGGGCAATTGCGGTCAGCAGTCTGATCAAGGGCAGAGACGTACAGGAGCGTCTTGACAAAGTTCTTGATCTGTTAAAACAGATGTCGGGAAACCACACCCTTGGAGTCAATCAGCATGTGTACAAATCCGAGCGGGCAACAGCGGACCGCAACCGAGCGTTAGCCTACTTCATGAAGGACAGCGGCATCATCGAGGGAGATGTGGAGGAAGTACTCGACCTGTACTTTTTGCACTGTTCGATCGAGGCGACGACTGAGGACGTCTCAGCTATTGCCGTCGTACTCGCCAACAACGGCATCCACCCCCAGACCAAACAGCAGCTGGTGCCGCCAGAGTACGCACGGATCTGCAAGAGTTTCATGGTGACATGCGGAATGTATAACGCCTCTGGTGCGTTTGCCATCGATGCCGGAATACCCGCCAAAAGCGGAGTTGGCGGAGGAATTCTGGCTTCCGTACCAAACAAGATGGGAATTGGCGTTTACGGACCTGCCTTAAACGATAAAGGGAATTCTCTCGCAGGAGTTCTGTTTTTGGAAGAGCTTTCAAAAGAGTGGAATCTAAGCATTTTCTAG
- a CDS encoding DMT family transporter, which yields MRKLTVDLMMAVVVLVWGASYTIGKYGMQSLSPEVFTLTRFLLVIPVLLVIVKWRDGNLAIAKRDIPALLFAALVGIALYQTLFISAVKYTTATNSSLLISMAPLFTVMGAVIGRQEKLGITLLVGSVLSVLGVFLIKGLGAEAISFEEDTLFGDLLALTASLLFGLYPFTITGLSKRYSSIKLTFYTSVFGAVMLAVYCGPEWFQVDWSQLPAAAWWSLLYAAYPVTAYALVAWNYGIEVLGPSRTMPYLYLVPVTAILIAMLWLDEQMNGWQWLGAGLILFGVFLVRQGHMVVEMWRKKWSIRDEKSA from the coding sequence ATGCGTAAACTGACGGTGGACCTAATGATGGCGGTGGTGGTCCTGGTTTGGGGAGCCAGTTATACCATTGGCAAATACGGGATGCAGTCCCTTTCTCCTGAGGTATTTACCCTTACCCGCTTTTTATTGGTCATTCCTGTACTGCTGGTGATCGTGAAGTGGAGAGACGGCAACCTGGCCATTGCAAAACGAGATATTCCCGCACTATTGTTTGCTGCTTTGGTGGGGATTGCCCTCTATCAGACGTTGTTTATTTCTGCGGTCAAATATACGACCGCAACAAACAGCTCGCTGCTCATCTCGATGGCACCACTGTTTACTGTGATGGGAGCAGTCATTGGCCGACAGGAGAAACTGGGCATTACCCTGCTCGTCGGCTCGGTATTGTCTGTACTTGGGGTCTTCTTGATCAAAGGCTTGGGAGCAGAGGCCATTTCATTTGAAGAGGATACCTTGTTTGGCGATCTGCTCGCGCTGACTGCAAGCTTGCTGTTCGGACTCTATCCATTTACCATCACCGGCCTATCAAAACGGTACTCCTCGATCAAACTCACTTTTTACACTTCTGTATTCGGAGCTGTGATGCTGGCCGTATACTGTGGGCCAGAATGGTTTCAGGTGGACTGGAGCCAGCTCCCGGCGGCAGCCTGGTGGTCTCTTCTATACGCTGCTTACCCGGTTACCGCTTACGCACTGGTTGCATGGAACTATGGGATTGAGGTACTCGGCCCCTCACGAACGATGCCCTATCTGTATCTAGTGCCGGTAACCGCGATTCTGATCGCCATGCTCTGGCTCGATGAGCAGATGAATGGCTGGCAGTGGCTAGGGGCTGGTCTGATTCTGTTTGGGGTATTTCTTGTTAGACAAGGCCACATGGTGGTGGAGATGTGGCGGAAAAAATGGAGCATCCGGGATGAAAAAAGTGCTTGA
- the rnz gene encoding ribonuclease Z, which produces MIVTFLGTGSGAPTLRRNVSAIALWFIQRGKWWLFDCGEGTQQQIMRSTLKLNQLEKIFITHLHGDHLYGLIGLLASRSLRGGALSPVTVYGPPGLDRYIEGVMMTSGVHLQYPLKVEIVSAGRQVMENGIAVECGEVSHRGHALAYAVVEPEQQGAFRQDLAKQAGIAPGPVYGRLKRGETVQLPDGRIVHGDAFIGPPQRGRKLVYSGDTAPCDTVVRLAGGADLLIHEATFAHAHLELAERSGHSTALQAAQIADSAKVHSLILTHFSPRYDGERAEVGMAELLSEAQSVFPNTRLAADFLSVPIRRNRMQDNEYSAGSTGDEAVKV; this is translated from the coding sequence ATGATCGTCACGTTTCTTGGTACCGGTTCAGGCGCCCCGACGCTGCGGCGCAATGTGAGTGCGATCGCACTATGGTTCATCCAACGAGGCAAATGGTGGCTGTTCGACTGCGGCGAGGGAACACAACAGCAGATTATGCGCTCCACGTTAAAGTTAAACCAACTGGAGAAGATCTTCATCACCCATTTGCATGGAGACCACCTCTACGGGTTAATCGGGCTTCTCGCCAGCCGCTCCCTGCGTGGCGGTGCACTTTCGCCGGTCACGGTGTACGGCCCTCCTGGGTTGGATCGTTATATTGAAGGAGTTATGATGACCAGCGGGGTGCATTTGCAGTACCCTCTCAAGGTGGAGATCGTCTCTGCGGGAAGGCAGGTTATGGAGAATGGGATTGCTGTGGAGTGCGGAGAAGTCAGTCATCGAGGCCATGCCCTTGCCTATGCAGTAGTGGAACCGGAGCAGCAGGGAGCGTTCCGGCAGGATTTGGCCAAGCAGGCAGGCATCGCTCCAGGACCGGTCTATGGCAGACTGAAACGGGGAGAGACGGTACAACTTCCAGACGGTCGGATTGTTCATGGAGATGCATTCATCGGGCCTCCACAGAGAGGCAGAAAGCTGGTTTACAGTGGGGATACTGCTCCATGTGATACGGTTGTCCGTTTGGCGGGGGGAGCGGATCTGTTGATTCATGAAGCCACCTTTGCTCATGCGCATTTGGAACTGGCGGAGCGAAGCGGCCATTCAACTGCTTTGCAGGCGGCCCAGATTGCAGACTCCGCGAAGGTACACAGCCTGATCCTGACCCATTTTAGTCCGCGATATGATGGGGAGCGAGCAGAGGTGGGGATGGCTGAATTGCTGAGCGAGGCGCAGTCGGTCTTTCCCAACACCCGATTGGCTGCTGATTTCCTATCGGTACCCATCAGGAGAAACCGAATGCAGGACAACGAGTATTCGGCCGGCTCCACAGGTGACGAAGCGGTAAAAGTGTGA
- a CDS encoding DUF1507 family protein: protein MVSKALALLRADAEKIYKLIDVQMENLTMPQCPLYEEVLDTQMFGLSREIEFAVRLGLIDDEDGREIMGNLERKLAHLHELYNNTSEG from the coding sequence ATGGTAAGCAAAGCTCTAGCGCTGCTGCGAGCGGATGCGGAAAAGATTTATAAGTTAATTGACGTTCAGATGGAAAACCTGACCATGCCGCAGTGCCCTCTTTACGAAGAGGTGCTCGACACTCAGATGTTCGGGCTCTCGCGTGAGATTGAATTCGCCGTACGGCTTGGATTAATCGATGACGAAGACGGTCGGGAAATCATGGGCAACCTGGAGCGAAAGTTAGCCCACCTGCACGAACTGTATAACAATACAAGCGAGGGGTAA
- a CDS encoding phosphatase PAP2 family protein codes for MQNNPHIRPLVGWILFCLLMFVTIAVFASRSSFDWLDRTGYNLLSSLSTSFTTDVMILFSTLGNGKVVAPIAACLVIAAVVLRRFAEALAVALLLLLGENLNDLLKDWFARPRPDGINLIDLPESYSFPSGHAMVSAPFYLLVGYLLHRLYGNRLLVRILLAAAIVTALLICLSRIYLGVHYTSDVLAGMFGGAAWLLIIIALYETVIRNFFSRSRKPSAPISVHRE; via the coding sequence ATGCAAAACAATCCCCACATAAGGCCGTTGGTCGGTTGGATATTATTCTGTTTGCTGATGTTTGTCACAATTGCCGTATTTGCATCACGCAGCAGCTTTGACTGGTTGGATCGTACGGGCTACAACCTGCTTTCCAGCTTGAGCACATCATTCACGACGGACGTAATGATTTTGTTTAGCACCTTGGGGAATGGCAAAGTGGTTGCCCCCATCGCGGCCTGCCTGGTCATCGCCGCCGTCGTGCTGCGACGTTTTGCAGAAGCGTTGGCGGTAGCCCTGCTGCTGCTGTTGGGGGAAAACCTGAACGACCTGCTCAAAGACTGGTTTGCCCGACCACGACCAGATGGCATAAACTTGATTGACCTGCCCGAGTCTTATTCGTTTCCAAGTGGACATGCGATGGTTAGTGCTCCCTTTTACCTGCTTGTCGGCTATCTGCTCCATCGACTGTATGGAAACCGGCTGCTGGTACGCATCCTGCTCGCTGCAGCCATCGTTACAGCTCTGCTCATCTGCTTAAGCCGGATCTACCTCGGAGTCCACTACACCAGTGACGTTCTCGCCGGCATGTTCGGGGGAGCAGCCTGGCTTCTAATCATCATCGCACTTTATGAGACAGTGATACGGAACTTCTTTTCTCGATCCCGGAAACCGAGTGCTCCCATCTCGGTTCACAGAGAGTAG
- a CDS encoding YczE/YyaS/YitT family protein has protein sequence MGSRGKERALLIRYTMFTLGLAVMAFGCLLMIQADMGVASWDVLHIGLTQTLGLTIGIWSQIVGGIVIFLSYFIARVKPGVGTVLNMLLFGLFIDLFVWLDFVPRADRLLLKGCWFGAGLLLFSIGIGMYISPRLGAGPRDSLMLALNERMGWSIQRVRFTIELFMLTVGWLLGGPVSIGTLLVAVFTGPLIQRTIPFWEHLMREPYGMTRKEQIHA, from the coding sequence GTGGGATCACGGGGGAAAGAGAGAGCACTGTTGATCCGGTACACGATGTTTACCCTTGGGCTTGCGGTGATGGCTTTCGGGTGCTTGTTGATGATTCAGGCCGATATGGGTGTTGCCTCATGGGATGTGCTGCATATAGGGTTGACCCAGACGCTTGGCCTAACCATTGGGATCTGGTCGCAGATCGTCGGGGGGATTGTCATTTTTCTCTCCTATTTCATTGCCAGAGTGAAGCCAGGGGTGGGAACCGTCCTGAATATGCTGTTGTTTGGACTGTTTATTGATCTGTTTGTGTGGCTCGACTTCGTCCCACGAGCAGATCGGCTTCTGCTGAAGGGATGCTGGTTCGGCGCAGGACTGCTGCTGTTTTCGATCGGGATCGGCATGTATATCTCACCGCGACTTGGCGCCGGACCGCGAGACAGTTTGATGCTTGCCTTAAATGAGCGAATGGGCTGGAGTATCCAGCGTGTTCGTTTCACTATTGAGCTGTTCATGCTGACGGTAGGTTGGCTGTTGGGTGGCCCTGTATCGATCGGAACACTGCTGGTTGCCGTCTTCACTGGGCCGTTGATTCAACGAACGATTCCGTTTTGGGAGCATCTGATGAGGGAGCCGTACGGCATGACGAGGAAGGAACAAATTCATGCGTAA
- a CDS encoding FAD/NAD(P)-binding protein — protein sequence MKHHSPVSVAVVGGGAACVSLVHYLVENGSPGLLQVTVFEANGLVGPGVAYQQDSHVLLLNRVAQSMSVIAEDAAHFRKWLCSRSIHDLFYDGIHQSFPSRSLFGTYLRDVFERTLLKADQKSLPIEIVNKEVIHIQKKDQYHLMTRDGESSAFDLVILCIGHTSPIDYFNNDQTSYQPRFLTKQAITDILQKRGVVKLYDIVRLLRRELRQHGEDWHGCL from the coding sequence GTGAAACATCATTCACCAGTTTCTGTTGCTGTGGTAGGAGGAGGTGCTGCCTGCGTCTCGCTTGTTCACTACTTAGTAGAGAATGGAAGTCCCGGATTACTGCAGGTTACCGTTTTTGAAGCGAACGGGCTAGTGGGTCCCGGAGTAGCGTACCAGCAGGACAGCCATGTTTTATTACTAAACAGGGTGGCCCAGAGTATGTCCGTCATAGCTGAAGACGCGGCGCACTTCCGCAAGTGGTTGTGTTCCCGCTCGATTCACGATTTATTCTACGATGGGATCCATCAATCATTCCCCTCACGCAGTTTGTTCGGCACCTATTTGCGGGACGTTTTTGAACGAACCCTTCTAAAGGCAGATCAAAAATCATTACCCATAGAAATTGTGAACAAGGAGGTCATCCATATCCAGAAAAAAGATCAATATCACTTGATGACCCGTGATGGAGAGAGTTCTGCGTTTGACCTGGTGATTCTTTGCATTGGTCATACTTCACCAATCGATTACTTCAACAATGACCAAACTTCCTACCAGCCGCGATTTCTCACAAAGCAAGCAATTACCGACATCCTCCAAAAACGCGGTGTCGTGAAACTATATGATATTGTCCGCCTGTTGCGCAGGGAACTACGACAACACGGTGAAGATTGGCATGGATGCCTTTAG
- the sleB gene encoding spore cortex-lytic enzyme, with product MKRIKPLHALLIAVLISAVAFTATLQDAADAFSKRIVEVGMTGKDVREMQGRLKLLGFYTGKVDGKFGWRSYWALRNFQYEFGLKVDGILGPKSKLKLYNATKHYRPTAEELGVPTRRAPQPAPAREQPTRVVHSSGYSANDLKLMANAVYGEARGEPYIGQVAIAAVILNRVQNANFPDTPAAVIFEPRAFTAVADGQIWLTPNNKAKKAVQDALKGWDPSSGALYYFNPNTATSDWIWSRPQIKRIGKHIFCR from the coding sequence ATGAAGAGAATCAAACCTCTGCACGCATTGTTAATCGCAGTTCTGATCTCCGCCGTCGCATTCACGGCAACGCTGCAAGACGCAGCCGATGCCTTTAGCAAGCGGATTGTCGAGGTAGGGATGACCGGCAAGGATGTGCGGGAAATGCAAGGCAGGCTCAAACTGCTGGGATTCTACACGGGCAAAGTGGACGGGAAGTTTGGCTGGCGAAGCTACTGGGCACTGCGAAACTTTCAGTACGAGTTTGGTTTGAAAGTGGATGGCATCCTCGGTCCCAAGTCGAAACTGAAACTGTACAATGCCACCAAACACTATCGCCCGACCGCAGAGGAACTAGGTGTACCGACACGGCGTGCACCGCAGCCCGCACCAGCGCGTGAGCAGCCAACCAGAGTCGTACATTCATCCGGCTACTCAGCCAACGATCTGAAGCTAATGGCTAATGCCGTCTACGGAGAAGCACGGGGAGAGCCGTACATCGGGCAAGTGGCGATCGCGGCAGTGATTTTGAACCGTGTGCAAAATGCAAACTTCCCGGATACGCCAGCTGCGGTGATTTTTGAACCACGTGCCTTTACTGCCGTAGCAGATGGCCAAATCTGGCTAACCCCCAACAATAAAGCAAAGAAAGCGGTGCAGGATGCACTCAAAGGATGGGATCCTTCAAGTGGGGCGCTGTATTACTTTAATCCGAACACTGCTACATCTGACTGGATCTGGAGCAGGCCTCAGATTAAACGAATCGGCAAACATATCTTCTGCCGTTGA